In a single window of the Vibrio celticus genome:
- a CDS encoding bifunctional acetate--CoA ligase family protein/GNAT family N-acetyltransferase: MNHLDPLLKPRSIAVVGASQRETRAGYIVMNNLLHGDFKGAVMPVTPKYDSVAGVLSYKNILSLPIVPDLAILCTNATRNVAIFKELAEKGIASVIVLSSDMQQESDNGETYDERCLAIAKKHNIRVLGSNSLGVIVPWLNLNASFSPVTALPGKIAFVSQSAAVCTTILDWANDKEIGFSAFISIGNGSDIEFSELLDYLSTDSHTEAILLYVDSITDARRFISAARAASRNRRILVLKGGRTAKGRAAAMAHTGGADTLDIIYDSAIRRSGMLRVKNLHELFAAVETLTHSVPLRGERLAIVTNGGGPAIMAVDTLFDRGGKLAEFSQETLDKLNKVLPSSWSHSNPIDIVGDAGDQRYIDTINILLDGDEADAILIMHSPSAIAHSARTAERIIEAIKKHPRHKRFNILTNWSGELTARPARKLFTEAGFPTYRTPESSVVAFMHLVEYRRNQRQLMETPTTAEKVHIEDLADAKSWIERQLLDKDTVSLDTHQNSQFFKSFNLDVLPTWIASDPSEAVHIAETIGYPVAVKLRSPDIAHKSDVQGVMLNLRNSSEVANAAQAILDRSQLSFPTAHIHGLLIQGMAKLAGGQELRVKVTTDETFGPIILLGQGGSEWDESIDAAAAFPPLNMTLARYLIIRAIKSGKIRLQKLPNPIDIEGLSELLVRISQMVVDCPEIHDLDIHPVLANGDKFTILDADIILKAYEGDPQERLAIRPYPVELEERIQLKDGTEVLLRPILPEDEPLHADFINRVSKEDLYKRFFSDVGEFNHEALANFTQIDFDREIAFVVVREEQGVPAIIGVSRALINPENTDAEFAILIRSDLKGVGLGRILMTKVIDYCRAKQTKQMSGMTMPTNRGMLTLAQKLGFKLDISFEDGTADMVLPLL, encoded by the coding sequence ATGAATCATCTTGATCCCCTACTTAAACCCCGTTCAATCGCTGTTGTTGGTGCTTCTCAACGAGAAACGCGTGCAGGGTATATCGTCATGAACAATTTGCTGCACGGGGATTTTAAAGGTGCAGTGATGCCAGTTACGCCAAAATATGACTCTGTGGCAGGCGTACTCTCTTATAAAAACATTTTGTCGCTACCGATCGTTCCTGACCTTGCCATTTTATGTACCAATGCGACCCGTAATGTCGCCATTTTTAAAGAACTAGCCGAGAAAGGTATAGCCTCTGTCATTGTGCTTTCTTCCGACATGCAGCAAGAAAGCGATAATGGTGAGACGTATGATGAACGATGCCTAGCGATTGCCAAAAAACACAACATTCGAGTGTTAGGTTCCAATAGTTTGGGAGTAATTGTCCCTTGGTTAAATTTAAACGCCTCATTCTCTCCAGTGACAGCATTACCCGGTAAGATCGCCTTTGTTTCTCAGTCTGCAGCTGTGTGTACCACGATTCTCGATTGGGCTAATGACAAAGAGATCGGTTTTTCGGCGTTTATCTCTATAGGTAATGGCAGTGACATCGAATTCTCGGAGTTATTGGATTATCTGAGTACCGATTCTCACACCGAAGCGATATTACTTTATGTAGACAGCATTACTGATGCGAGGCGCTTTATTTCTGCAGCGCGTGCGGCATCGCGCAACAGACGAATTCTAGTGCTAAAAGGCGGACGAACAGCGAAAGGGCGAGCGGCCGCAATGGCACACACCGGTGGTGCCGATACTTTAGATATTATCTACGATTCCGCGATTCGCCGTAGTGGCATGTTGCGAGTTAAGAACTTACATGAATTGTTTGCTGCGGTAGAGACACTGACTCATTCAGTACCATTGCGTGGTGAGCGTTTGGCTATTGTTACCAACGGTGGCGGCCCGGCGATTATGGCCGTGGATACGCTATTTGACCGCGGTGGCAAGCTCGCAGAGTTTTCACAAGAGACTCTTGATAAGTTGAACAAGGTGTTGCCATCTAGTTGGTCTCACAGCAATCCTATCGATATTGTTGGTGATGCTGGTGATCAGCGTTATATCGATACCATAAACATCTTACTCGATGGCGATGAAGCGGATGCGATTCTTATCATGCATAGCCCTTCTGCGATTGCACATTCCGCTAGAACGGCTGAACGAATTATTGAAGCGATTAAGAAGCACCCTCGCCACAAGCGCTTTAACATCCTGACGAATTGGTCTGGTGAGTTAACAGCTAGGCCAGCGCGAAAGCTGTTTACCGAAGCGGGTTTCCCGACCTATCGAACGCCTGAAAGCTCAGTGGTCGCATTCATGCACTTAGTCGAGTACAGACGAAACCAACGTCAGTTAATGGAAACGCCTACCACGGCAGAAAAAGTACATATTGAAGATCTAGCAGATGCGAAAAGTTGGATAGAACGACAACTACTGGATAAAGATACAGTTAGTCTTGATACTCACCAAAATAGCCAGTTTTTCAAGAGTTTTAACCTCGATGTGCTACCGACATGGATTGCTTCTGACCCAAGTGAAGCGGTGCACATTGCTGAAACGATCGGTTACCCGGTCGCCGTAAAACTTCGCTCGCCAGACATTGCGCATAAGTCAGATGTTCAAGGTGTAATGCTCAATTTACGAAACAGTAGTGAAGTCGCGAATGCTGCTCAGGCAATTCTCGATCGTTCTCAACTATCCTTCCCTACAGCTCACATCCACGGCTTGTTAATTCAAGGTATGGCCAAGCTCGCGGGTGGCCAAGAGCTACGAGTCAAAGTAACAACCGATGAAACCTTTGGCCCAATCATTTTACTTGGACAAGGTGGTTCGGAGTGGGATGAATCGATTGATGCGGCCGCTGCTTTCCCACCGCTCAACATGACACTGGCGCGCTACTTGATTATTCGAGCGATAAAAAGTGGCAAGATTCGCCTACAAAAGCTCCCTAACCCGATTGATATAGAGGGCCTTTCTGAATTATTGGTTCGTATATCGCAGATGGTCGTTGATTGCCCTGAAATACATGATTTAGATATCCATCCAGTACTGGCCAACGGAGACAAGTTCACGATCTTAGATGCCGATATCATATTGAAAGCTTACGAAGGAGACCCGCAAGAAAGGTTGGCCATTCGCCCTTACCCAGTCGAGCTTGAAGAACGTATCCAGCTAAAAGATGGAACCGAAGTGTTGTTACGCCCTATTCTGCCCGAAGATGAACCGCTCCATGCTGACTTTATTAATCGCGTATCTAAAGAGGATCTTTATAAACGTTTCTTTAGTGATGTCGGTGAGTTCAATCATGAAGCGTTGGCTAATTTTACTCAGATTGATTTCGATAGAGAGATCGCCTTTGTTGTGGTGCGTGAAGAACAAGGGGTTCCTGCAATCATCGGTGTATCGAGAGCGCTGATTAACCCAGAGAACACCGATGCCGAGTTTGCGATTCTGATACGTTCCGATCTGAAAGGTGTTGGTCTAGGTCGTATTCTGATGACGAAAGTTATCGATTACTGCCGAGCGAAGCAGACTAAACAGATGTCGGGTATGACAATGCCAACCAATAGAGGGATGCTAACACTAGCTCAAAAGCTCGGTTTTAAGCTAGATATCAGTTTTGAAGACGGTACTGCAGATATGGTGTTACCGTTACTTTAA
- a CDS encoding SPOR domain-containing protein, with protein MKKFAIVTLPLLLAACVSDDYVTNVTSDSYQEEYKTAKVEALVVSQSEQTGVVEENVVNVIRTEPVEQKVTQTTQAKPVAVVTGPTKKQQDMNQRFGYTVQVVAVGSQSKVDSFVKMLPTTSQPVWENYKMVNGTKWFTVLYGDYATRLEAKKAISTLPNTFQNLKPFVKSIDDIKNSEYPTLNKLN; from the coding sequence ATGAAAAAATTTGCAATTGTGACTTTGCCACTGCTCTTGGCTGCATGTGTATCTGACGACTACGTTACCAATGTCACTTCAGATAGTTATCAAGAAGAATACAAAACGGCCAAAGTTGAAGCTCTAGTTGTATCTCAATCTGAGCAAACAGGCGTTGTTGAAGAAAACGTTGTCAACGTGATCAGAACTGAACCTGTTGAACAGAAAGTCACTCAAACGACTCAAGCGAAGCCAGTTGCAGTAGTGACAGGCCCAACCAAGAAACAGCAAGACATGAATCAGCGTTTTGGTTACACCGTTCAAGTTGTTGCTGTTGGCAGCCAAAGTAAAGTCGATTCTTTCGTGAAAATGCTACCTACGACTTCTCAACCAGTTTGGGAAAACTACAAAATGGTTAACGGTACCAAATGGTTCACCGTACTTTACGGTGACTACGCAACGCGCTTAGAAGCTAAAAAGGCAATCTCAACACTGCCGAACACTTTCCAAAACTTGAAGCCGTTTGTTAAGAGCATTGATGACATCAAGAACTCTGAATACCCTACGCTTAACAAGTTGAACTAA
- a CDS encoding D-alanine--D-alanine ligase, whose product MNTTNILLLCGGGSSEHEVSLVSANYLFEQLNSVADFNVVRVEIKNEGWCLDSGELVYLDINDQTLRGDNLASKVDFIVPCIHGFPGETGDIQSLFEMAKIPYLGCGSEASNNSFNKITSKLWYDALGIPNTPYLFLSDNNDQAHSQATQAFEKWGKVFVKAARQGSSVGCYQVNQVEDLSEAINKAFTFSDQVLVEKSVVPRELEVAAYEIDGELHISKPGEVIAPNGAFYSYEEKYSADSHSITEVEASNLTDEQRELIAESARKVFTQMKLRHLSRIDFFLTQDNEIYLNEVNTFPGMTPISMFPKMVEHDGHKFSQFLENCVRTSLS is encoded by the coding sequence ATGAACACCACAAACATACTTCTACTTTGCGGCGGTGGATCTTCAGAGCATGAAGTGTCTTTAGTATCAGCCAATTACCTTTTCGAACAACTCAATAGCGTTGCAGATTTCAACGTTGTGAGAGTTGAAATTAAAAACGAAGGCTGGTGTCTTGATTCAGGTGAATTGGTTTATCTTGATATTAACGATCAAACCCTGCGCGGTGACAATTTAGCATCTAAAGTCGATTTTATCGTTCCTTGTATCCACGGCTTCCCAGGTGAAACAGGTGATATTCAATCACTGTTCGAAATGGCGAAAATCCCGTACTTAGGCTGTGGTTCTGAAGCTAGCAATAACAGCTTCAACAAAATTACGTCAAAGCTTTGGTATGACGCACTGGGTATTCCAAACACGCCATATCTATTCCTATCTGACAACAATGATCAAGCACATTCACAAGCAACTCAAGCTTTTGAAAAGTGGGGTAAAGTGTTCGTAAAAGCAGCTCGTCAAGGTTCATCTGTTGGCTGTTATCAAGTAAACCAAGTAGAAGATCTAAGCGAAGCAATCAACAAAGCGTTTACCTTCTCAGATCAAGTGCTTGTCGAGAAGTCAGTCGTTCCAAGAGAGCTAGAAGTTGCTGCTTATGAAATCGATGGCGAGCTACATATCAGCAAACCGGGCGAGGTGATTGCACCGAACGGCGCATTTTACTCTTACGAAGAGAAGTACAGTGCAGACAGTCACTCGATCACTGAAGTTGAAGCAAGCAACCTCACTGATGAGCAGCGTGAACTGATTGCAGAAAGCGCTCGAAAAGTCTTCACCCAGATGAAGCTTCGTCACTTGTCTCGTATCGACTTCTTCTTAACGCAAGACAACGAGATCTACCTGAACGAAGTTAACACCTTCCCAGGCATGACGCCAATCTCCATGTTCCCTAAAATGGTTGAGCATGACGGCCACAAATTCAGCCAGTTCTTGGAGAATTGCGTGAGAACGAGCCTTTCTTAG
- the ltrA gene encoding group II intron reverse transcriptase/maturase, with product MVISKEISASSDGAKWQSIDWKSVEAHVLKLQMRIAKATREKKYGKVKSLQWLLTHSRSAKLLAVKRVSQNKGSKTSGIDGVTWNTDVRRMKAVNQLSRKAYSAKPLKRIYIPKKNGKLRPLGIPCMIDRAQQVLHLLALEPVSETLADLNSYGFRPNRSTADAVSQCFKCLALKRSAKWILEGDIKACFDKIGHQWLIDNITVDKRMLEQWLKSGYVDKGLFYDTDEGTPQGGIISPTLMLMTLVGIEQRIKSTALKMGARANFIGYADDFVVTCSSKEVLVNDIKPLIADFLAERGLTLSEEKTKVTHIDDGFDFLGFNHRKYKGKLLIKPSKSNTLLFLRNLRELIKKHATIPVNDLIKLINPKLRGWANYYRHCVAKQVFGYVGHKLFQALWHWAVRRHPTKSKDWVVHKYFLNRKGQWQFHGWQKIMDMDCHFNLFQIAKVPIERHVKIRNAATPFDPQYQEYLVKRKSKRLARNSWKEPVPTAL from the coding sequence ATGGTGATCTCGAAAGAGATTAGTGCATCTTCTGACGGCGCTAAATGGCAGTCCATCGACTGGAAATCCGTTGAAGCGCACGTATTGAAGCTTCAAATGCGTATCGCAAAAGCAACGAGAGAAAAGAAATACGGTAAGGTGAAGTCCTTACAGTGGCTCTTGACTCATTCTCGCTCAGCCAAGCTTCTTGCGGTTAAGCGAGTCTCTCAGAATAAAGGCAGTAAAACGTCTGGAATAGACGGTGTCACCTGGAACACAGATGTACGCCGTATGAAAGCAGTCAATCAACTGAGCCGCAAGGCTTACTCTGCAAAACCACTCAAACGTATCTACATCCCCAAAAAGAACGGTAAGCTCAGGCCATTGGGTATTCCATGCATGATTGATAGAGCGCAACAAGTCCTCCACCTTCTAGCATTAGAACCAGTGTCCGAAACGCTCGCCGACCTCAATAGCTATGGGTTTAGGCCAAATCGCAGTACGGCTGACGCCGTCAGTCAGTGTTTCAAATGTTTGGCTCTAAAGCGATCAGCGAAATGGATTCTTGAGGGAGATATTAAGGCTTGCTTCGACAAAATCGGGCATCAATGGCTTATCGACAATATCACGGTTGATAAACGTATGTTAGAGCAATGGTTAAAGTCTGGCTATGTGGATAAGGGTCTGTTCTATGATACCGATGAGGGCACACCTCAAGGTGGGATAATATCTCCAACCTTGATGCTAATGACTCTCGTGGGAATAGAGCAACGAATAAAATCTACAGCTCTGAAAATGGGTGCTAGGGCCAACTTTATTGGTTATGCGGATGATTTCGTGGTCACCTGCTCTTCAAAGGAAGTGCTAGTGAACGATATCAAACCGTTGATTGCTGACTTTCTGGCAGAAAGAGGGTTAACCCTCTCCGAAGAGAAAACGAAGGTCACTCATATTGATGATGGCTTTGACTTTCTGGGTTTCAATCACAGGAAGTACAAAGGGAAATTGCTCATTAAACCGAGCAAATCTAACACGCTGTTATTTCTTAGAAATCTACGTGAACTTATTAAAAAGCACGCAACCATCCCTGTTAACGATCTTATCAAGTTGATAAATCCGAAACTTAGAGGGTGGGCGAATTACTATCGCCACTGTGTTGCTAAACAAGTATTCGGGTATGTCGGCCACAAACTATTCCAAGCGTTATGGCACTGGGCAGTTAGACGTCATCCAACCAAGTCCAAAGACTGGGTTGTTCATAAGTATTTTCTCAATCGTAAAGGCCAGTGGCAATTTCACGGTTGGCAGAAAATCATGGACATGGACTGTCACTTCAATCTGTTCCAAATAGCTAAAGTGCCCATCGAGCGACACGTAAAAATCAGGAATGCAGCGACCCCTTTTGACCCTCAATACCAAGAATATTTGGTGAAGAGAAAATCTAAAAGGCTAGCTCGTAACTCTTGGAAAGAGCCTGTCCCGACTGCGTTATAA
- a CDS encoding tyrosine-type recombinase/integrase: MRKKVPILTDSVIIGSFVEKLNSNATIEIIDELTGFQYSRNSLLGIYSDWNRYHAFCTKHRINTLPASITAVRRFLETESNDRKYASLKRYTATLSVLHTVLSFANPIKHRQVRFTLLHLQSQMAGDAKQTNAMTSVHLIDLNTLLSHEKANLKEIRDIAIYNVMFECALKRSELKVLSMSDVEYVEDHYQVTVKESDYQLSKIASVALQRWLSFTGIQDDLPVFRAIDKHENIGLQPLDDSSIYRILRRASDLLQLPENHHFSGNSIRVGAAQELSKQGLKVREIQDFGRWLSPAMPAQYVGFTETADSEKMKFKALIPWQ, translated from the coding sequence TTGAGAAAAAAAGTCCCTATTTTAACTGACTCGGTGATAATTGGTTCATTTGTTGAAAAATTAAACAGTAACGCGACAATAGAAATTATAGATGAGTTGACAGGATTTCAATACTCTCGCAATTCACTGTTGGGCATTTACAGTGATTGGAATCGCTATCATGCGTTCTGTACCAAACATCGTATTAACACACTTCCCGCATCTATAACTGCTGTTCGCCGCTTTCTTGAAACGGAGTCTAACGATAGAAAATACGCATCCTTAAAACGTTACACTGCAACGCTTAGTGTGTTACACACTGTGTTGAGCTTTGCTAACCCGATCAAGCACAGGCAAGTTCGCTTTACCCTACTCCACTTACAATCTCAAATGGCCGGTGACGCTAAACAAACCAATGCTATGACATCTGTGCATCTCATTGATTTAAATACGTTGCTCTCCCATGAGAAAGCAAACCTGAAAGAAATCAGAGACATCGCTATTTATAACGTGATGTTCGAGTGTGCTTTAAAACGCTCAGAGCTGAAGGTGTTATCGATGAGTGATGTTGAGTACGTTGAAGATCATTACCAAGTAACAGTCAAAGAATCTGATTATCAGTTGTCAAAAATAGCCAGTGTTGCACTTCAACGTTGGCTTTCGTTTACTGGTATACAAGATGACTTGCCAGTATTTCGTGCGATAGACAAGCATGAAAATATTGGTTTGCAGCCTTTGGATGATTCGTCCATCTACAGGATCTTGAGAAGAGCTAGCGACTTACTTCAACTGCCAGAAAATCACCATTTCTCTGGAAATTCGATTCGTGTTGGTGCTGCACAAGAGTTGTCGAAACAAGGTCTTAAGGTGAGAGAGATTCAGGACTTTGGTCGTTGGCTTAGCCCGGCAATGCCAGCTCAATATGTCGGTTTCACGGAAACGGCTGATAGTGAGAAGATGAAGTTTAAGGCGTTAATACCTTGGCAATGA
- a CDS encoding DUF3319 domain-containing protein, whose product MANSIYRSVHLQSIDANNTVWRAKLKNNVIQGKLAAVKKSIDWWIDTASIIDPKEFMSLNKSRGTGGSTENFNGYQIKNDTGEPNAWYCMFNGRLIKGGKIAIQRHIEAYLLAKQKAEQQKK is encoded by the coding sequence ATGGCTAATTCAATTTACCGAAGCGTCCATCTTCAATCGATAGATGCTAACAACACAGTTTGGCGTGCTAAGTTAAAAAACAACGTTATTCAGGGCAAACTAGCTGCCGTGAAAAAAAGTATTGATTGGTGGATTGATACCGCATCTATTATTGATCCAAAAGAATTCATGTCATTAAATAAGTCGAGAGGAACTGGTGGCTCTACTGAAAACTTCAACGGCTACCAAATCAAGAATGACACCGGTGAGCCTAATGCGTGGTATTGCATGTTTAACGGTCGCTTAATCAAAGGCGGCAAGATTGCAATTCAACGCCATATAGAAGCTTACTTACTCGCAAAACAAAAAGCAGAGCAACAAAAGAAGTAA
- the yciH gene encoding stress response translation initiation inhibitor YciH — translation MSLVYSTETGRIKPEEEKVQRPKGDGIVRIQKETKGRKGKGVSVVTGLDLDDAPLKLMAAELKKVCGCGGSVKDGNIEIQGDARDKIKAHLEKKGYKVKFAGG, via the coding sequence ATGAGCCTAGTATATTCAACAGAAACAGGTCGTATTAAGCCTGAAGAAGAGAAAGTCCAACGTCCTAAAGGCGATGGGATCGTTCGAATCCAAAAAGAAACCAAAGGCCGTAAAGGCAAAGGCGTTTCTGTAGTAACTGGCTTAGACCTAGATGACGCACCATTAAAACTAATGGCAGCAGAACTCAAGAAAGTTTGCGGCTGCGGTGGCTCAGTAAAAGATGGCAACATCGAAATTCAAGGTGATGCTCGAGACAAGATCAAAGCGCACCTTGAAAAGAAAGGCTACAAAGTTAAATTTGCTGGCGGTTAA
- a CDS encoding DUF3693 domain-containing protein, producing MYQNELLDAYKKAQNYVQDKQIAHDLNLPRQRIGEMRKGTRYISDSEAVFLAESAGIDPEMALLGCHVDRNENPEIKQLWEHIAKKCNGLGLKAISMTCAGLALMAATPNKALANCVLCTLC from the coding sequence ATGTATCAAAATGAACTGTTAGATGCCTACAAAAAGGCTCAAAACTACGTACAAGATAAGCAGATTGCACATGATTTGAATCTGCCTAGACAAAGGATTGGTGAAATGCGAAAAGGAACTCGCTATATATCTGATTCAGAAGCAGTTTTTCTTGCGGAAAGCGCAGGAATTGATCCAGAGATGGCATTGCTTGGTTGTCACGTTGACCGCAACGAAAATCCAGAAATTAAACAGCTATGGGAACACATAGCAAAAAAGTGCAACGGGCTAGGATTAAAAGCGATTTCAATGACTTGCGCGGGATTAGCGTTGATGGCAGCCACACCAAATAAAGCACTAGCCAACTGCGTATTATGTACGTTATGTTAA
- a CDS encoding replication endonuclease, translating into MAYERVFDLKTKSFEMIDFVQAQSWATADRIHDNRFDYLSSYKDHTRPAYPLAASVVPALNHQIYAHDVTGLSFTSYRPAPLLCNSLPFGLKRNGDFTRHMLRAYKDMCKQKEEIEAAYALHRAHERLTKNGYSAAMPDDDIRQLAENKSKQFGRIVSSLPDVETQFESCVELLASLGLGFREDTIKKAESNNELHSLVARAIDNNWLVRQLRRKCAYEVEQVARDLALVERHKQIYCSDFSVRRHRDRMKSNEVALDKTVAFDENDPQTFFTLSELSAKSVSNPELRRNEMFARLNGFENIAKKSGHEAVFYTVTAPSRFHAISGGVTNPKWEKAGRPDAKQSHDHLISVWSSLRKILDKNDIKIYGMRIVEPHQDGTPHHHMLLFMEKEHRAFVTSEFNRLALADTPNESGAKKYRFKSELIDFSKGSAVGYVAKYVSKNVDGKHIDKDRSSNLDGIAAAERVVTWARVNRIRQFQFIGGASVTVWRELRRLREELNEEDAMFSDLNNEEHLTLENVRRAADAGDWEAFCYAMGGVFVKRKDQTIKAAYEVTNTIEKLIESGGEYSTTRYGDAAQARISGLMFRDVLVVTRFKSWKVENKDKFIASQQKIMSGTVDWFDALEREKEYEYMLDSQYEEYEKHMARMDEIEALVLSGSLEPHGACSVGAAPPDMLH; encoded by the coding sequence ATGGCTTACGAGCGCGTTTTCGACCTCAAAACAAAAAGCTTTGAAATGATTGATTTTGTTCAAGCTCAATCATGGGCTACGGCCGACCGTATCCACGATAACCGTTTTGATTATTTGTCTTCATACAAAGACCATACGCGCCCCGCTTATCCTTTGGCCGCTTCGGTTGTCCCTGCGTTAAATCACCAAATTTATGCTCATGATGTTACAGGGCTTTCATTTACTTCCTATCGCCCTGCTCCATTGCTTTGTAATTCTTTACCGTTTGGATTAAAGCGCAATGGTGATTTCACTCGCCATATGCTTCGTGCTTATAAAGATATGTGTAAGCAAAAGGAAGAGATCGAAGCGGCTTACGCTTTACACCGTGCACACGAACGACTGACAAAGAACGGTTATAGCGCAGCAATGCCAGATGACGATATTCGCCAACTTGCCGAAAACAAATCTAAGCAGTTCGGACGTATCGTTTCGAGTCTTCCTGATGTTGAAACACAATTCGAATCTTGCGTTGAGCTTTTAGCTTCTCTTGGCCTTGGCTTTCGTGAAGATACGATTAAAAAAGCTGAATCTAATAACGAGTTACATTCTCTTGTTGCTCGTGCGATTGATAACAACTGGCTTGTTCGCCAGTTACGTAGAAAGTGTGCTTATGAAGTTGAACAGGTGGCGAGAGACTTGGCACTTGTTGAACGTCATAAGCAAATTTACTGCTCTGATTTTTCAGTTCGCAGACACCGTGACCGTATGAAATCAAATGAGGTTGCACTGGATAAAACAGTGGCATTTGATGAGAACGACCCTCAAACGTTTTTTACTCTTTCTGAGTTGTCGGCTAAATCAGTTTCAAATCCAGAATTAAGACGCAATGAAATGTTTGCCCGTCTAAATGGCTTCGAAAACATCGCTAAAAAATCTGGTCATGAAGCGGTTTTTTATACCGTTACTGCTCCATCAAGATTTCACGCGATTTCTGGTGGTGTGACTAATCCCAAATGGGAAAAAGCAGGACGACCGGACGCGAAACAATCACACGATCATTTGATTAGTGTTTGGTCTTCGCTCCGTAAAATCTTGGATAAGAACGATATCAAAATTTACGGTATGCGCATTGTTGAGCCTCATCAAGATGGCACACCGCATCACCATATGCTGCTATTCATGGAAAAAGAACACCGCGCTTTTGTTACATCAGAATTTAACCGCTTAGCCCTTGCTGATACGCCTAACGAATCAGGTGCTAAAAAGTACCGTTTCAAATCTGAGCTAATTGATTTTAGTAAGGGCTCGGCTGTTGGTTACGTGGCTAAATACGTGAGTAAAAACGTTGACGGTAAGCATATCGACAAAGACCGCAGTTCAAATCTAGATGGCATTGCAGCTGCTGAGCGCGTGGTCACTTGGGCGCGTGTGAATCGTATTAGACAATTTCAATTTATAGGCGGTGCTTCTGTCACTGTTTGGCGTGAGCTTAGACGTTTACGCGAAGAACTTAACGAGGAAGACGCCATGTTTTCAGACTTAAACAACGAAGAGCATCTAACACTAGAAAACGTTCGCAGGGCTGCGGATGCCGGTGATTGGGAAGCGTTCTGTTATGCAATGGGCGGTGTGTTCGTCAAGCGCAAAGACCAAACCATCAAGGCCGCTTATGAAGTGACTAACACTATCGAAAAGCTAATTGAATCCGGTGGTGAATACTCTACTACTCGCTATGGTGACGCGGCTCAAGCTCGTATCTCTGGCTTGATGTTCCGTGACGTTCTTGTCGTTACTCGCTTCAAGTCATGGAAAGTTGAAAACAAAGACAAATTCATCGCATCACAACAAAAAATTATGTCTGGAACTGTGGACTGGTTTGATGCTTTGGAGCGCGAGAAAGAATACGAATACATGCTCGATAGTCAGTATGAAGAATACGAGAAACATATGGCTCGTATGGATGAAATTGAGGCGCTTGTTCTCTCTGGCTCTTTAGAACCTCATGGGGCGTGTTCGGTGGGCGCAGCCCCGCCGGACATGCTCCATTAG
- a CDS encoding chemotaxis protein, with product MKLEGLILDDTDIIQETKPARGTGESLTVGKLKLITTNPTNTIEVKISSELWNGGKAGEVLKSCVGQRMQFNVEYKEFSFGNDEGKHVALNGFHLFDLPKAKG from the coding sequence ATGAAACTCGAAGGCTTAATTTTAGACGATACCGATATCATTCAAGAAACTAAACCCGCCCGTGGTACGGGTGAATCTTTGACTGTGGGTAAGTTGAAACTAATCACCACTAACCCGACCAACACTATTGAAGTAAAGATCTCCTCTGAGCTTTGGAACGGTGGAAAAGCAGGTGAAGTGCTGAAATCTTGTGTCGGTCAACGTATGCAATTTAACGTTGAATACAAAGAATTTAGCTTTGGTAATGATGAGGGTAAGCACGTTGCTTTAAATGGCTTCCACTTGTTCGACTTACCGAAAGCAAAAGGTTAA
- a CDS encoding major coat protein, which yields MKYMNVVKRHASKIAVVAGSSLMVGSANAALSAEAEAAATAMTTAATDYIAMAWTIVPIVVVGFVGIKLFKKAANKAT from the coding sequence ATGAAATACATGAACGTCGTTAAGCGTCACGCTTCAAAAATCGCTGTTGTTGCTGGCTCTTCTCTAATGGTTGGCTCTGCTAACGCTGCTCTTTCAGCTGAAGCTGAAGCGGCTGCAACGGCAATGACTACAGCTGCAACGGATTACATTGCAATGGCTTGGACAATTGTTCCTATCGTTGTTGTTGGTTTTGTTGGTATTAAGCTATTCAAGAAAGCTGCAAACAAAGCAACTTAA